In a single window of the Etheostoma spectabile isolate EspeVRDwgs_2016 chromosome 3, UIUC_Espe_1.0, whole genome shotgun sequence genome:
- the daw1 gene encoding dynein assembly factor with WD repeat domains 1 isoform X1 yields MKLKRFFLRYYPPGIILEYEKGGYLRTKSIDLLDLTSETNPDELLAVIRQSEPLITESRADQVKQLILRLQQKQGQQDHHRFCFFKELKAHILPLTNVAFDKSGSRFITGSYDRTCRVWDTATGTELHTLEGHRNVVYAIAFNNPYGDKIATGSFDKTCKLWCAETAKCFHTFRGHMAEIVCLAFDPQSTLVATGSMDATAKLWDVETGEEVATLTGHTAEVLSLCFNTVGNQLVTGSFDHTVVIWDVASGRRVHTLIGHMGEISNVQFNWDCSLIVTGSMDKTCKLWEAVSGKCVATLVGHKEEVLDVCFDLRGQLIATASADGTARVFSAITHQCLVTLEGHNGEISKICFSPQGSRVLTASLDKTARLWDVQSGVCLQVLEGHSDEIFSCVFNYEGDTIITGSKDNTCRIWY; encoded by the exons ATGAAACTCAAACGGTTCTTTCTCAGGTATTATCCACCAG GTATAATCCTGGAATATGAAAAAGGAGGATATTTGAGGACCAAATCAATCGACCTTTTGGATTTAACTTCAGA AACAAACCCAGATGAGTTGTTGGCAGTAATTAGGCAGTCAGAGCCTTTGATCACAGAGTCCCGGGCTGATCAAGTCAAACAACTGATCCTTCGACTTCAGCAGAAACAGGGCCAGCAGGACCACCACAGGTTCTGTTTCTTCAAG GAGCTAAAGGCACACATACTGCCACTGACAAACGTTGCCTTTGACAAATCAGGGTCAAG GTTTATAACTGGGAGCTATGACAGGACATGTAGAGTTTGGGACACAGCCACAGGCACAGAGCTGCACACATTAGAGGGTCACAGAAACGTGGTGTATGCAATTGCATTCAACAACCCCTATGG agaCAAGATTGCCACAGGCTCTTTTGATAAGACATGCAAATTGTGGTGTGCTGAGACGGCCAAATGTTTTCATACCTTTCGGGGACACATGGCAGAAATA GTATGCCTGGCATTCGACCCCCAGAGTACACTGGTGGCCACAGGCAGCATGGATGCCACTGCCAAGCTGTGGGATGTGGAGACTGGGGAGGAGGTGGCCACTCTGACT GGCCACACTGCAGAGGTTCTCTCTCTATGCTTTAACACAGTGGGAAATCAACTTGTCACTGGCTCCTTTGACCACACTGTTGTTATATGGGATGTTGCTTCAGGAAG ACGTGTCCACACTCTGATTGGTCACATGGGGGAAATCAGCAATGTTCAGTTTAACTGGGATTGCTCCCTCATAGTAACAGGCTCCATGGACAAAACCTGCAAG TTGTGGGAGGCAGTCAGTGGGAAGTGTGTGGCCACCCTAGTTGGACACAAAGAAGAGGTGCTAGATGTGTGCTTTGACTTAAGAGGTCAGCTCATTGCTACTGCCTCTGCTGATG GTACAGCGAGAGTGTTCAGTGCAATCACACATCAGTGTCTCGTGACCCTGGAGGGCCATAATGGAGAGATCTCTAAG ATCTGTTTCAGCCCACAGGGCAGCAGGGTCCTGACTGCCAGCTTAGACAAGACAGCTCGTCTTTGGGATGTTCAGTCTGGAGTCTGCCTGCAAGTCCTGGAGGGACACAGCGACGAGATCTTCTCATGCGTCTTCAACTATGAGGGTGACACTATAATTACAG GCAGCAAGGATAACACATGCCGGATCTGGTACTGA
- the daw1 gene encoding dynein assembly factor with WD repeat domains 1 isoform X2 yields the protein MKLKRFFLRYYPPGIILEYEKGGYLRTKSIDLLDLTSETNPDELLAVIRQSEPLITESRADQVKQLILRLQQKQGQQDHHRFCFFKELKAHILPLTNVAFDKSGSRFITGSYDRTCRVWDTATGTELHTLEGHRNVVYAIAFNNPYGDKIATGSFDKTCKLWCAETAKCFHTFRGHMAEIVCLAFDPQSTLVATGSMDATAKLWDVETGEEVATLTGHTAEVLSLCFNTVGNQLVTGSFDHTVVIWDVASGRRVHTLIGHMGEISNVQFNWDCSLIVTGSMDKTCKLWEAVSGKCVATLVGHKEEVLDVCFDLRGQLIATASADGTARVFSAITHQCLVTLEGHNGEISKVGPRTVVMLLLIWLIEYLASKQDVLKVGVHEKCHL from the exons ATGAAACTCAAACGGTTCTTTCTCAGGTATTATCCACCAG GTATAATCCTGGAATATGAAAAAGGAGGATATTTGAGGACCAAATCAATCGACCTTTTGGATTTAACTTCAGA AACAAACCCAGATGAGTTGTTGGCAGTAATTAGGCAGTCAGAGCCTTTGATCACAGAGTCCCGGGCTGATCAAGTCAAACAACTGATCCTTCGACTTCAGCAGAAACAGGGCCAGCAGGACCACCACAGGTTCTGTTTCTTCAAG GAGCTAAAGGCACACATACTGCCACTGACAAACGTTGCCTTTGACAAATCAGGGTCAAG GTTTATAACTGGGAGCTATGACAGGACATGTAGAGTTTGGGACACAGCCACAGGCACAGAGCTGCACACATTAGAGGGTCACAGAAACGTGGTGTATGCAATTGCATTCAACAACCCCTATGG agaCAAGATTGCCACAGGCTCTTTTGATAAGACATGCAAATTGTGGTGTGCTGAGACGGCCAAATGTTTTCATACCTTTCGGGGACACATGGCAGAAATA GTATGCCTGGCATTCGACCCCCAGAGTACACTGGTGGCCACAGGCAGCATGGATGCCACTGCCAAGCTGTGGGATGTGGAGACTGGGGAGGAGGTGGCCACTCTGACT GGCCACACTGCAGAGGTTCTCTCTCTATGCTTTAACACAGTGGGAAATCAACTTGTCACTGGCTCCTTTGACCACACTGTTGTTATATGGGATGTTGCTTCAGGAAG ACGTGTCCACACTCTGATTGGTCACATGGGGGAAATCAGCAATGTTCAGTTTAACTGGGATTGCTCCCTCATAGTAACAGGCTCCATGGACAAAACCTGCAAG TTGTGGGAGGCAGTCAGTGGGAAGTGTGTGGCCACCCTAGTTGGACACAAAGAAGAGGTGCTAGATGTGTGCTTTGACTTAAGAGGTCAGCTCATTGCTACTGCCTCTGCTGATG GTACAGCGAGAGTGTTCAGTGCAATCACACATCAGTGTCTCGTGACCCTGGAGGGCCATAATGGAGAGATCTCTAAG GTAGGACCGAGGACTGTAGTGATGCTTCTTTTGATCTGGCTAATTGAATATCTAGCTTCCAAACAAGATGTTTTGAAGGTAGGTGTCCATGAGAAATGCCATCTCTGA